The Daphnia pulex isolate KAP4 chromosome 7, ASM2113471v1 genome includes the window ACAACACACTGTGAATGGAAATCGACTGGTCGGTTGGGATGCAGGTTGTGTTTAGAGAAAACTGCCAGAGCAACTCTCCATTACTTCCCGATATGCCAATGAAAAACTGCGCCTTTGAATCGCCCATGATGACAGCAATATCAGAAATGGCATCATTATTGAGATCAGCAAATGCCTCGATATCAATTATTCTTAATTCGGCAGCtggctttatttttaaatcctcTCGTGGAATTTGAAATTGCCACATTAGAGATCCTacacagaaatttaaaatttaaccatAGAGTAAACTGTGATAATTGGTACTGGCTAAGAATGCCTTACCTGTAAGGGAGTTTAATGCTGAGAGACTTTTAACAACAGGGAACAGCAAACAGTCATCAACGCCATCATTGTCCACATCAATCAGGGAGCAATTGAGATACTGAATTGCttctgtaaaatttttctcCCAAACTAATTTCCCATCTGCAGCTCGAATGCCAAGCAAGTTATTTGATTCATTACTAAAGCAATATGAACTTGAAATGGAATGAGTAGTTTTGCTGCTTAACAAGATCAGCATTTCCTTTGACTTGCTAGTTAGTGACGAAGCCATTCCCATAGCCTGTACTCCTgatgtaaaaatgtttaaaatcattatttcaaagaaaacCATGCACAGTTATTCA containing:
- the LOC124198124 gene encoding uncharacterized protein LOC124198124, with protein sequence MYKPVPQVHSSNEGEDSESELFNSSTLNFDEKSPQYDHSGGVAPQQMEKPSMSAGRKIALAFSIANCVAFIILFLWILPCEYDTCKATHSVKTKDWEVNLTGKGVQAMGMASSLTSKSKEMLILLSSKTTHSISSSYCFSNESNNLLGIRAADGKLVWEKNFTEAIQYLNCSLIDVDNDGVDDCLLFPVVKSLSALNSLTGSLMWQFQIPREDLKIKPAAELRIIDIEAFADLNNDAISDIAVIMGDSKAQFFIGISGSNGELLWQFSLNTTCIPTDQSISIHSVLSNSCFKEPEFGKTNVTSRFLSYGRSPSAPNFPPCLKCDALTSGIPKTRYLFHRSANDFLIRAMVNCSTLGTIVKKTIFDI